CGACGACCTGCACGTCGAGGATGTGGGAGCGCCGATGGTCGAACGCGTCGGCGGTCAGGCGCGACGACGTCTCGACGTCGTCTTGGTGGGCGAACATCACCTCGTAGGGTTCGGACAGGTAGCCGATCACGCGGTCGAATCCGATGCGCGCCAGCCGGTTCTTGCCTTCGAGTTCCTGTCCGGGTTCGGTGAAGAGCACGATGTCGACGTCGGGCGGGAACAGGGAACCGGCGAACTCGGCGTAACGGCCCGCCAGGCCCACGTTGATCGCGTGCCGCAGATGCCCTAGGGCGAACTCCTCCGCGGTACGGCCGTCAAGCAGCATCGCGCCGCGGTCCATCCCGTCGCGCACCTGCTGAAAGGTCATCGCCTTCGGCATCTGGGTCTCGTCGAGCAGCCCGCGGTCCTTGCCGTTGAGTAGCGCGTCGTAGCCGAAGTAGCCGGGCGCCGGCGGTTGCCCCTCGGAGACGAGCGCCATGAACGCCGCCTTGTCGGCAGCACGCAGCGCGTAGTTCGACGTCTTCTGCTCCCCGATGGTCGACCACAGCTCAGTCGAAAGGTTCTTGCCGCAGGACGAGCCGGCTCCGTGCGCGGGGAACACCCGAGTCGCGTCGGGCAGCGTCATCAGCCTGTCGTGTAGGGAGTCGTAGAGCTTGGCGGCCAGCTCCTCGCGGGTGAAGCCGACCGAGGCCAGTAGGTCGGGTCGACCGACATCCCCGATGAACAAGGTATCGCCGGTCAGCACGCCGTAGGGCACCTCGTCGGCCGGATGCTCATACACCACGACGCTCATCGACTCGGGGGTGTGGCCGGGAGTGTGCCGAAACTCCAGCGTCACCTCACCGAGTGCATGGCGTTCACCATCGGTCAGACCCACCGACGCGAACTCGGTCTCAGCGACCGTCGAGTAGCCGATCCGCGCGCCCGTCGCCTCGGCCAGTTCCAGATGGCCCGACAGGAAGTCGGCGTGGAAGTGAGTCTCGATGACCAGTTCGATTCGCAGTCCGTGCCTTTCGGCGTCGGCGACGTACTCGGCGATGTCGCGTCGCGGGTCGACGACGACCGCGCGCCCGGTGGATTCGTCGCCGACCAGATACGACGCCTGCGACAGGCAATCGAGGTAGTACTGCTGGAAGATCATCTCTTCCTCCTTCAGCTCGGAACTTCGATGTCCCCAATCGTGACACATACCCCATGGGGTATGTCAAGGTACCCGGTGGGGTATCGCTCACTTGTTGACAATACCCATGGGGGTATGCCTATCGTGAACCACCCCATATACCCCCGGCGGTATCTATGACTTGAGTCGCCTTCGCCACCGGGTGCCACCCAGAGGAAGGCCATCACCGTGACCGCTGCAGCCATCGACTCCCATCACCTCAACGAGCTGTTGGGCTCATCAAGTCCGCCCCAGGTCATCGACGTTCGGTCGCCCGGAGAATTCGAGACCACCCACATCGCTGGCACACTGAACGTCCCTACGGATCTGTTACAGCAGCACCGTGACGAACTCGTCGCTCATCTCACGCGCGACGTCGTCCTGGTCTGCCATTCCGGACAGCGCGCGATGAAGGCCCAAGAGAGCTTGCGCACGTCGGGTTTCGACCACGCGCGCGTCCTCGTCGGTGGCGTCTCCGCGTGGGAGGCCGCCGGTTTCACGGTCAACCGCGGCAGACAGCGGTGGGGTCTCGAGCGGCAGGTGCGGCTGGTGGCCGGCTCCATCGTCATGACCAGCGTCCTGAGCAGCATCGCCGCACCCCGCCTCAAGTGGATCGCTGCCGCCATCGGCGGCGGACTGACCGTCGCATCCCTCACCAACACCTGCGCCATGGGGATGGCGCTGGCCAAGCTGCCCTACAACAGCAGCGCCACCCCCGACGCCCGCACCGTCATCTCCCAGCTCGCAGGGTCGTCCGTAGAGCGGAAAGGTCAGTTGACCGGGCAGCTCGACTAACGCGCTGCGGGCCTCGTCACGCTGCTGTTATCAGGGGCGTGACGAGGCCGCCTGGTGTCGCTGGTGGATCCGGCGGCGCTCCAGCGAACATTCGGCGGTTTCGTCGTGTCGGTGGCATCGCAGACCCCGGCGTTAGAGGCCAACGCTGCCGTGGGCACCGCTGCCGGCTTCGTGACGCTGCTCGCCATGGGGATGGCATTCGCGGGCACCGTGGTACGAGCACACTGCCCGATGCGCCGAATGCCTTGGCGACACGACAGCGGCCTGACGGCCAAAGGCTGCCGGGGCATATACCCCCGTGGGTAAGTTGTTGCAACTGCCACAACGACGAAAGAGAGACACCATGGTTGGGGACGAAGACGCCGTCGTAGCAGTTCTTCATCGACTACGCCGCGCCCAAGGTCAGCTGACGGGCGTGATCTCAATGATCGAACAAGGTCGTGACTGCAAGGACGTGGTCACACAGCTCGCAGCGGTTTCGCGGGCCCTCGACCGCGCTGGCTTCAAGATCGTCGCCACCGGCATGCGGGAGTGCTTGAAAGGTGAGAGCGCCGATGGTTCGCAGCCGTTGACTGAGGCCGAGTTGGAGAAGTTGTTCATGGCACTGGCGTGAGTTGGCGTCGGCGAAAGGAACGTGGGGATGGCTGTCGAGATCGACTGGTCAACATCGGTCAGACCGGCGACATAACGGGAGCTAACCTCAGCTCATTGAGGTCTCTGCCCGGCAAACGGATTGGTGTTGTGTGAAAGCCGTTGCTGTGCCTCGGATTGTCGGATGCGCAGATGCTTGAGGCTTTCTTCCAACGCGGCGACCTCACCGAGCCACGCGCGATCCTTGGCTTCGACGAGGCGCTCTTCGACGTTCTCGGTCATCTCGGTGATGCGTCCTAGCTGGGCGGGGTCGACGCGCAGGAACCGGCATCGCGTGCAGGCGTGTTCGTGGACGCAGGGTGTGCCGTAAGGGCGGTGGCACTCCCCGAGCGCTACCCGGCGCAACAGGAAGTGCTGCTCGAAGTCTGCCCATTCATCGCCGTCGGCGACGCGCCCCTCCTCAAACGGCCGCAGGTGACGGCGGCGCTCGATGTACGCCTGGTGGGCGGTGACGATGTGCTCGGGGAATACCGCAGTGTAGCCCCGGGTGGTGTCGAGATTCAGATGTCCCAACAGGGCCGCGGCGATGTGCAGCGGCAGGCCGTTGTTGACCGCGTCGGTGGCGAACAGTCGGCGAAAGTCGTGCGGGGTGAAGTGCACCGGCACACCGGCATCAGTCAGCCCAGCCACCTGCGCGATATGTATCAGTATCTGGCGTACATAGTTGCGGCCCAGCACCTCATGGCGGGTACCCAGCGGTCGGGCGAACAGGTGCGGGAACGGCTGACTGTGCACCTTGTCGTTGGTGTCGTAGGCGATCGACAGCGGCACTCGGTCCTGGCCTGCCTTCGCGCGGCGCAGCACCTCCAACAGCACCTGCACCAGCTCCGGGGTCATTGGGATGAGCCGCTCGCAGTCCGTCTTGGACGGGACGACGTGCAGCAGTGGCACCAGTGTTGAGGTGGATGCGGCGGTGTAGTGCCGCAGCGACAGCTGGGTCAGTTCCAGCAGTTCTTCGATCCGGATACCTGTGTGGCGCAGCGTCTCCACTACTGCCCAGCCCCAGAATCCCTCTTCCTCGACCGCGGTCACGTCGATGCGCTGCGCTGTTCCGCGGATCCACACCGGTTGTTGTTGACCCGGTGCCAGCACGGCCCAGATGCGGGCGGGTGCGTCGCCGTCGCGGCGCAGCGGAGGGCTGTGGCGTAGGAAGGTGACGCCCTCGACGACGAACTGCTCGTCGTGGGCGCATGCCAGGGCGGCCTGCAGGAAGGTTGTCGTGCGGTCCTTTTGGGCGGCCACGGTGGAGATCAGCGCGGGGAGCAGGGGTGTCAACATCCGGGTGCGGTCCTGCATCGTGGCCTTCTGGCGGCGTTTCTCCTTCGCTGCGGCGCGGCTCAGGGATCGCGGCACCGGGCATGGCGCCACCCACACGCCCCAGCGGACCGGGTCGTCGTGCGACCACTCGGCCAGGTCGCGGTACATGCCGCGGATGGCGAACAGGATCGAGTGCTGCTCGCGGCGTGGGCGCCCATTGGTGGTCAACGCCAGACGTTCCCGCCACGCCGCCACCACGTCCGCGGCCAGCGACAAGTCGGCCTGGTCGGGGTTGATCTGCAGGATCTCCCACCAGAACAACCGGGCAAGCCGGTAGGCCAGCCCTTCCAAGGAGCTGTAGTCCATGCCGGGCTTGATCTCCTCGAGGTAGTCGACCAGCAGGTTGCGCACCCCGGAGGCCGGGATGCCGTAGCGGTCGACCAGCGTCGCGGCGTTGTGCTGGCGGGAATTGCCGCGCGCGGACCACGTCGCTCGCAACGTCGGCGCCTCACCAGCCAAGGGACCGAGCGCCACCAACAACTCCCAGAGGAGGTGTTCGCGGCGCTGCCGCCCCGAAGTTCGCACCACGTCGGCGTAGAACAGCAGATCGTCACCACAGATTTGACCGATGTCCTTGCCAGTGCGCATCATCACCCGCGTCAACGCCTTTTCGGCGTCGGCTTGATACTTGGGCACAGTGCCCTGGTAGGCGGGTAGCTCGCGCAGGCGATCCACGTCCGGTCCGCCGTTGCGCTGCAGAAACCTTCGCAGATTTACTCGCTGCTTGGAGTCCAGTATCCAGCTGTAGGACGGCCGAAAAACACGGACCTGAATCAGCGCGTTGACCGCCATCAACGTCGGTGACCACCGGTCGTGGTGAGGCAGCGCGTCATGGAGAAACCAGGAACGCGGTGCCGCGTCATAGCCGCTGGCCAGCCAGCGCTGTTCCCAAGTCTCACCGGGATATCGCTCCAGCACGCCAAGCAGCACTTGCGTTCCGCCCACAATCATCTGGCGTTGCTTGTAATGAAGGTCCCGCCGGTGGTCGGCGACGACGTGACACAGCTCCTCAATGCTCAGTAACTGCATCGCCTCGCCGCGTGCGCCCTCAGGCAATGCTGGCGGCGCGAGATTGGCGTCATACCCCGACAGCAGCCGGGCATTCCCGGCCGGACCGTACCGGCTGTCGGGCGCGATTGCCTGCAAAAGCGGTGACCCAGGCCGCGACATCAGTTGCACCGCGGGACTGGTCGCGCTGCGCGTCGCTGCGGCCTGCTGGCGTGCCGGCGACCGGGTGTCCTCGTCGCTCACCCCGGCAGTCCCAACAGTTCCCGCACAGCGGCTACGTCGTAGGCCGGCTCGATCGTTGCTGCCTCGGCCTTAGGCCGGGCGTGGTGCTCGAGAACTTTGCCAATCAGATCCTCCAGACGCGGCTGGGTGTAGATCTGAGTGGTCGTGACGCTGGCGTGGCGCAGCACGGTTTGCACGTCGACCAGAGTGAACGCAGGGTCGGCCAGCATCCGCGCAGCGGCGGTGTGGCGGAAATCGTGAAGCGACCAGTTCGCGCCCAAGCACGCATTCGCGCGGCGCAGCACCGCACGCATCGCGTGATAGGTCAACGGCGCCGCCTTCGAGCGACGCGTCCACCACACCGGTCCGCCGGGACTGGTTGGCGGCTGCTCGGCCAGATACAACGCCAGCCACACGAACGAGTCCACCGACGCTGGCACCGTCTCCCGCGCTCGACTGCCCTTGCTGGTCACCGTGATCGTGTAGCGGCCGGCATCCAGGTCACCGTGCCGCAGCCCCAGCAACTCCGAGGCCCGCACGCCCGAGGACAAGTAGAAGCTAATTAGCGCCCGGTCGCGATTGCTGCGCAACGCGGCGAACAACTCCGCCGCCGCGTCATCGGGGATGGCGCGCCAGACTGGGCGGGGAGTCTTCTGCCGATAGTTCGCTCGCCGCACGATGAGGAAGTCCTCCATCGGATTGTGATGTGCGTGCGGCCGACCACCACGCCGAACACGTTGCGCAGGAACCGGATTAATTAATGGCCCGACATTGGCGGCGCACGCATGCTCATAGAACCCGAACAGCACCGACAACTGATGATTGATGGTGCGAGCCGCGTAATTCGACGACAACTCCGCCTTTCCAG
This window of the Mycolicibacterium chubuense NBB4 genome carries:
- a CDS encoding metal-sensitive transcriptional regulator, with amino-acid sequence MVGDEDAVVAVLHRLRRAQGQLTGVISMIEQGRDCKDVVTQLAAVSRALDRAGFKIVATGMRECLKGESADGSQPLTEAELEKLFMALA
- a CDS encoding tyrosine-type recombinase/integrase: MSDEDTRSPARQQAAATRSATSPAVQLMSRPGSPLLQAIAPDSRYGPAGNARLLSGYDANLAPPALPEGARGEAMQLLSIEELCHVVADHRRDLHYKQRQMIVGGTQVLLGVLERYPGETWEQRWLASGYDAAPRSWFLHDALPHHDRWSPTLMAVNALIQVRVFRPSYSWILDSKQRVNLRRFLQRNGGPDVDRLRELPAYQGTVPKYQADAEKALTRVMMRTGKDIGQICGDDLLFYADVVRTSGRQRREHLLWELLVALGPLAGEAPTLRATWSARGNSRQHNAATLVDRYGIPASGVRNLLVDYLEEIKPGMDYSSLEGLAYRLARLFWWEILQINPDQADLSLAADVVAAWRERLALTTNGRPRREQHSILFAIRGMYRDLAEWSHDDPVRWGVWVAPCPVPRSLSRAAAKEKRRQKATMQDRTRMLTPLLPALISTVAAQKDRTTTFLQAALACAHDEQFVVEGVTFLRHSPPLRRDGDAPARIWAVLAPGQQQPVWIRGTAQRIDVTAVEEEGFWGWAVVETLRHTGIRIEELLELTQLSLRHYTAASTSTLVPLLHVVPSKTDCERLIPMTPELVQVLLEVLRRAKAGQDRVPLSIAYDTNDKVHSQPFPHLFARPLGTRHEVLGRNYVRQILIHIAQVAGLTDAGVPVHFTPHDFRRLFATDAVNNGLPLHIAAALLGHLNLDTTRGYTAVFPEHIVTAHQAYIERRRHLRPFEEGRVADGDEWADFEQHFLLRRVALGECHRPYGTPCVHEHACTRCRFLRVDPAQLGRITEMTENVEERLVEAKDRAWLGEVAALEESLKHLRIRQSEAQQRLSHNTNPFAGQRPQ
- a CDS encoding rhodanese-like domain-containing protein, which codes for MTAAAIDSHHLNELLGSSSPPQVIDVRSPGEFETTHIAGTLNVPTDLLQQHRDELVAHLTRDVVLVCHSGQRAMKAQESLRTSGFDHARVLVGGVSAWEAAGFTVNRGRQRWGLERQVRLVAGSIVMTSVLSSIAAPRLKWIAAAIGGGLTVASLTNTCAMGMALAKLPYNSSATPDARTVISQLAGSSVERKGQLTGQLD
- a CDS encoding MBL fold metallo-hydrolase, which codes for MIFQQYYLDCLSQASYLVGDESTGRAVVVDPRRDIAEYVADAERHGLRIELVIETHFHADFLSGHLELAEATGARIGYSTVAETEFASVGLTDGERHALGEVTLEFRHTPGHTPESMSVVVYEHPADEVPYGVLTGDTLFIGDVGRPDLLASVGFTREELAAKLYDSLHDRLMTLPDATRVFPAHGAGSSCGKNLSTELWSTIGEQKTSNYALRAADKAAFMALVSEGQPPAPGYFGYDALLNGKDRGLLDETQMPKAMTFQQVRDGMDRGAMLLDGRTAEEFALGHLRHAINVGLAGRYAEFAGSLFPPDVDIVLFTEPGQELEGKNRLARIGFDRVIGYLSEPYEVMFAHQDDVETSSRLTADAFDHRRSHILDVQVVDVRNSGEVAAGTIPNASTIAVGQLPARLGELDATKPTVVYCAGGYRSSAAASLLRHHGFADVSDILGGYGAWSATAHTT
- a CDS encoding tyrosine-type recombinase/integrase; this encodes MVVEGRVESAPSGLPWRVIFPDVEHLGASSYLRELAASDCSPLTLRSYAFDLLRWFRFLHDRLIGWEQAERVDVRAFVEHLRDAPNPQRLHRRPDRPPPGSVNAVTGKAELSSNYAARTINHQLSVLFGFYEHACAANVGPLINPVPAQRVRRGGRPHAHHNPMEDFLIVRRANYRQKTPRPVWRAIPDDAAAELFAALRSNRDRALISFYLSSGVRASELLGLRHGDLDAGRYTITVTSKGSRARETVPASVDSFVWLALYLAEQPPTSPGGPVWWTRRSKAAPLTYHAMRAVLRRANACLGANWSLHDFRHTAAARMLADPAFTLVDVQTVLRHASVTTTQIYTQPRLEDLIGKVLEHHARPKAEAATIEPAYDVAAVRELLGLPG